The Drechmeria coniospora strain ARSEF 6962 chromosome 02, whole genome shotgun sequence genome has a segment encoding these proteins:
- a CDS encoding GTP-binding protein 1, producing MSNTAIQIKAKPHEKRNGESALSDFAQYVEQQQNLRFPGSSQRGIVDIVRGAKADNEHHEELDDLFENLDLADTAPRIPLKNIVLASDDDSLRQLVDVLAARVEDGMGEAIFELGFESNGESMNLSIDQWRTAYRRLEEAAKSIHADCELLLTRNVGGSVEAATTAKKASRDAACSGSVLIRRAPSAADYAIETRIAVVGNVDAGKSSMLGVLVKGDLDDGRGKARVNLFRHKHEVETGRTSSVGMEILGFDSKGHVVASDTPGRKLSWEEIGKRSAKVIAFSDLAGHEKYLRTTVFGLLSSSPNYCLLMVAANNGLVGMSKEHLGIALALNVPVMVVITKIDICPPNILAETITQITKILKSPGARKVPTFIRNREECITTAIQFVSHRICPIFQVSNVTGENLDLVRTFLNILPHHGRYCSVSPLEFHINDTFSVPFVGTVVSGIVKTGVAHEGDSVLVGPDSLGHFTQTTIRSIERKRTRVMAASAGQSASFALKKLKRKDVRKGMVVLPKIEGQPNPQVQREFIAEVLILSHATTIKKKYQAMLHVGPVSQTCAIIDIDREHIRTGDRATVAFRFVQRPEFLVPGDRLLFREGRTKGLGIVKAVGYDPQHPLMPSTTAS from the exons ATGTCGAACACAGCGATACAAATAAAAGCCAAGCCGCACGAGAAACGGAATGGCGAATCG GCTCTGAGCGACTTTGCGCAGTATGTCGAGCAACAACAGAACCTCCGATTCCCAGGCTCAAGCCAAAgaggcatcgtcgacatcgtcaGGGGCGCCAAGGCCGACAACGAACATCACGAGGAGCTGGATGACTTGTTCGAAAATCTGGACCTCGCCGATACGGCCCCGAGGATACCACTCAAGAATATCGTCTTGGCGTCGGATGATGACTCCCTCCGACaactcgtcgacgtcctcgcggCGAGAGTCGAGGATGGGATGGGCGAGGCCATCTTTGAACTTGGATTCGAGAGCAACGGCGAATCCATGAACCTTTCCATAGACCAGTGGAGAACAGCGTACAGGCGACTTGAAGAGGCGGCAAAAAGCATCCACGCCGACTGCGAGCTCCTGCTCACCAGGAACGTCGGTGGTtcggtcgaggcggcgacgacggccaaaaAAGCTAGCAGAGATGCCGCGTGCAGCGGCAGCGTTCTTATCCGAAGAGCTCCATCCGCTGCGGATTATGCAATCGAGACGAGGATAGCAGTCGTTGGAAACG TGGATGCAGGGAAAAGTTCCATGTTGGGTGTGCTGGTCAAGGGAGACCtggatgacggccgaggaaaGGCACGCGTCAACCTGTTCCGCCACAAGCACGAGGTCGAGACTGGCCGGACCAGCTCGGTCGGGATGGAGATTTTGGGGTTTGACAGCAAGGGGCATGTCGTCGCATCAGACACTCCTGGAC GAAAGCTTTCGTGGGAAGAGATTGGAAAGCGCAGCGCAAAGGTCATTGCTTTCAGCGATTTGGCCGGCCACGAAAAATACCTTCGAACAACCGTCTTCGGTCTCCTCTCCAGCAGCCCCAATTACTGTCTTCTCATGGTTGCCGCGAACAATGGGCTCGTAGGCATGAGTAAGGAGCATTTGGGGATCGCCCTCGCTCTCAACGTTCCCGTCATGGTTGTCATCACCAAGATTGACATTTGCCCGCCCAATATCCTGGCCGAGACGATTACGCAAATCACCAAAATTCTGAAGAGCCCAGGAGCGCGCAAGGTGCCGACGTTCATCAGGAACCGCGAAGAGTGCATAACAACCGCGATCCAGTTCGTCAGCCACAGGATATGCCCCATATTCCAGGTTTCCAATGTCACGGGTGAGAATCTCGACCTTGTGAGGACGTTTCTCAATATTCTCCCTCATCACGGCCGCTACTGCTCCGTCTCCCCGCTCGAGTTCCATATCAACGACACATTCTCGGTGCCCTTTGTGGGAACAGTCGTCTCGGGAATTGTCAAAACCGGCGTCGCGCACGAAGGAGATTCTGTCCTGGTTGGGCCTGACTCTTTGGGCCACTTCACCCAAACGACGATTCGATCCATCGAGCGCAAGAGGACACGCgtgatggcggcgtcggcggggcAGTCGGCTTCGTTTGCGCTGAAGAAATTGAAACGGAAAGACGTGAGAAAGGGCATGGTGGTTCTCCCCAAGATCGAGGGCCAGCCGAATCCCCAAGTTCAGCGCGAGTTTATAGCCGAGG TCCTCATCCTCTCGCACGCAACAACCATCAAGAAAAAGTACCAAGCGATGCTGCACGTCGGCCCAGTGTCGCAGACGTGCGCCATCATAGACATTGACCGAGAGCACATCCGCACCGGCGACCGAGCCACTGTCGCCTTTCGATTCGTCCAGCGCCCCGAGTTCCTCGTCCCCGGGGACCGTCTGCTCTTCCGAGAGGGCCGCACCAAAGGCCTCGGGATCGTCAAGGCAGTTGGATACGACCCTCAACATCCACTGATGCCCAGCACAACAGCAAGTTAA